The nucleotide sequence AAGTTTTTTAACATTATTAAAAAATCACCTAATTGAACATAAAATCCTCCAATAATATCAACTTTACAATCTCCTACAGTTAATATTACTACTTCACCCTTATTATGAATATTAATTTGTTTAAGCATAAAACATGAACTCCATTTAAATACTCAACTCTTGTATTTTCTTCAATGCTACCAATCCTTTTCCACTTAACAAAGATTCTTTGGCTTTTTCAAAACCTTGAAGTGGTGTCAAATCTTCTACCGTAGCAATAGCAATACCTGCATTGGCACAAACCACATTATTCTGAGCTTCGGTACCTCTGCCTTGTAAAACATTTAAAAATATTTGGGCAGAAGTGTCAATAGAATCTCCACCAACTATTTCACTTTGCTTTATTTGTTTTACACCAAAATCTGAAGGTTTAAGCATACTCTCTGTATGGTTAGATATAGTTTTGGTATTTCCTGTCAAGGAGATTTCATCATAACCATCTAATGCATGAAGTACGGTAAAATTTTTATCGGTCTTTTGATATAAATATCCGTACATACGAGCCAGTTCTAAGTTGAAAACACCTACCATTTGGTTCTTAGGAAACGCAGGATTCACCATAGGACCAAGCATGTTGAAGAATGTTTTAACACCTAAATCTTTACGAATAGGAGCCACATTTTTCATAGCTGGGTGAAATAGGGGAGCGTGTAAAACACAAATACCAGCTTCATCTATACATTTTTCTAGGAAGCCAGCTTCGTTACTGAATTTTATCCCTAGAAATTCCATCACATTACTACTACCACATTTAGAAGAAACTCCGTAGTTACCATGTTTTGTAACTTTTACGCCCGCACCAGCGGTAACGAAAGATGCTAAAGTTGAAATATTAAATGTGTCTTTTCCATCACCACCAGTACCACAAAGATCAATAGGATTATAAGCAGATAAATCTACAGCCAAACATAAATCTAACAGTGCATCTCTAAATCCCTCTAGCTCTTCTATAGTAATACTACGCATCATATATACGGTTAAAAATGCCGCAATTTGACTTGTATTGTAATCACCTTTAGCAATATTTACCAAAATGCGTTTCGCATCTTCTTTGGAAAGTATTTCGTGATTTATAAGTTTATTTAGTGTCTCTTTCATTCTCTTAGTTGTATTAAGTGAAACCTTAATGCTTATTATATGGTAATTAAGCTTAAGCCGTCAACCAATTTTCTAACATCTTTTTTCCTTGTGGAGTAAGCACGGATTCTGGGTGAAATTGTACCGCACGAACATCATAAGTTTTATGACGAAGCGACATTATTTGTCCGTTTTCATCTAAAGAAGTAGCTTCTAATACTTCTGGCAAATCAGGATTCACCACCCAAGAATGGTACCTGCCTACTTCAATCTCTTTAGGCAGGCCTTCAAAAATAGTATCATCTTTTATAATTTGTATTTTGGTTGCAATACCATGATACACTTCGTCTAAGTTTATTAGTGAACCACCAAAAACTTCGGCAATAGCTTGTTGTCCCAAACAAACACCGAATATACTTTTGGTAGGTGCATATTTTTCGATAATCTGTTTTAATAATCCAGCTTCATCAGGAATACCAGGACCTGGAGAAAGTACAATTTTATCAAAAGCATCAACCTCTTCTAGAGTAAGTTGGTCATTACGTTTTACAATAACCTCGCAACCTAATTCCTCTAAATAATGCACTAGGTTATAAGTGAAACTATCGTAATTATCTATAACTAATATTTTCTTCATCTTATATTTCTTCAGCTATTTCTAATGCCTTGGTCAAAGCGCCTAGTTTGTTATATGTTTCTTGTAGTTCGCTTTCTGGGTTTGATGCAGCTACCAATCCGGCGCCAGCCTGATAATGTAGTTTATGATTTTTACTTAAAAAAGTTCTGATCATGATGGCATGGTTGAAGTTTCCTGAGAAATCCATGAAACCGATAGCGCCACCATAATACCCACGACTCGTTTTTTCATATTTTTCAATAAGTTGCATTGCCATATGTTTTGGCGCGCCACTTAAGGTACCAGCAGGAAAAGTGTCAGCTACCACTTTCATGGTAGGTATATCACTTTTTTTCATTCCTGTAACCTTAGAAACTAAGTGAATTACATGAGAGAAGAACTGTACTTCTCTATAGTTTTCTACCTGTACTACGCTACCATTTCTACTAAGATCGTTACGAGCAAGATCTACTAACATTACATGCTCGCTGTTTTCCTTATCGTCGGTCTTTAATTCTTTTGCAAGTTGCGCATCTTTTTCATCGTTTCCGGTTCTTTTAAAAGTGCCAGCTATAGGGTGAATTTCAGCTTTACCATCGCTCACAATCAATTGCGCTTCGGGCGAGCTGCCGAATATTTTAAAATCTCCATAATCAAAATAGAATAGATATGGTGAAGGATTAACAGAACGTAACGCTCTATAGACATTAAACTCATCACCTTTAAAACCTTGAGAAAAACGACGACTTAACACCAATTGAAAAACATCGCCACGTTGACAATGTTTTTTGGCTAAAGCTACCTGTTCTCTATATTCTTCATCTTCTAAATTAGACTCTCTATTGCCTTCTATTTTAAAATTATAGGTAGCAAAATTCCTAATACTTAACAGTTGCTCTAATTCAGGAATATTATTCTCTGTGTTATAACAATGGGCAAAAAGATAAGCTTCATTCTTATAATGGTTTATAGCAATAATGTTTTGATATACCGCGTAGTAAATATCTGGAATATGAACTGAGTCATCTTTAACCGATATATCTACATCTTCAAAATACCGAACGGCATCGTAAGCCATATAGCCGAACAGACCATTATTTATGAATTTAAAGTCGTTAGTATCTGCCTTGAACGTTTTGCTGAACGTATCAATAATATCAACAACATTGGTGCTTGCCGTAATTTGAGTCTCTTCAACGGTACCATCGGGAAACTGCTTTGTAATAATCTCATTCTCTACTTTAATAGATGCAATTGGGTTGCAGCAGATGTACGAAAAGCTATTGTTATTAGCATGATAGTCACTACTCTCTAATAAAATACTATTAGGAAAGCGATCTCTAATTTTCAAATAAACACTTACCGGCGTCATGGTATCGGCAAGAATTTTTTTATGATATGTCTTAAATTGATAGGTCATAGGTACTTTTATAAAATAAAGAAGGCTTGTCGTGATGACAAGCCTTTATATAGTTTTACTACAATGATGCTTTGCTCACGATGTTTTTCGTAAGTTGTTCCACCACCAAGTATTTGCGATTAAATTTTTCATTGAGCATCAAATATAAAGAGGAATTTTAAACTATCAAACTTTACCTAGTCAAAAATAAAAATCCCTTTGAAATTTATCAAAGGGATTTTAAATTGTTGTAATTCGATTGTTTTAAAACGATTATAGTGCTAAATCTACTACCAAATCAAAATCATCGTAGATTGCTTTATCGCCAAGGTTATCAAAAAAGCTACCTGAACCATATTTAATATCAAATTTAGTTCTATCAACTTTTACAGTAGCAGTAGCTTTATTTTCAAACATAGAAACTACTAAGGTTACTGGCTTGGTAATACCTTTAATAGTTAAATCTCCGGTAACTGTATATGAGTTATCGTTCATAGCTTTAACTGATGTAAAAACCAATTTAGAGGTTGGGTTGCTTTCAACACCAAAAAAATCTGCAGACTGTAAATGACCTTCTAATTTTTCTTTTCCTTGTCCTGCTTCTAAGTCACTAACGCTAATTGAAGTCATATCAACGACAAATTCACCGCCAGTTAATTTTTTTCCGTTCATTTCTAAATGACCAGATTTTAGGTTGATGCTACCATTGTGTTCTCCAGTAACTTTGTAACCTTTCCAGGTAACAGTGCTTTCGCTAACTTTTATTTGTTTTTTCTCTCCATCAATTGGGGTAGATGCTGTTGCGCTAAATCCAAAAACGGCTACAAATGCTAAACTTAATAATGATTTTTTCATGTTTCTAATTTTAAATGATTGTGTTTAATTTATATATGTGTAATAATTTGTTCTTTAGAATATCTGACCTTAGGGTAATTTTGGGTGTCATCTTCAGACGATCTATAGCCAACAGCTAAAACTACTGCAGCATTTAAACCTTTGTCGGTAAGACCTAAAATTTCATTGTATTGCGCTTTGTCAAAACCTTCCATTGGGCAGGTATCGATTTCCATTTCGGCGGCTATAGTCATTAAATTACCTAATACGATATAGGCTTGGTTAGATGTCCAGGTGTTCTTATGAGCATCAGGTAAATCTAATAATGTAGATTTCATAGTTTGAGAAAAACCTTCAAGGTCATCTTTTGAAACTCCACGTATAGCCATAATATTAGCTATGTAGTCGTCGATCATAGTTTCATTAAATGTTGGTTTATTAGCAAGAACTATTAAATAAGATGCATCTGTTATTTGAGGCTGGTTATAAGAAGCTTTTCTTAAATTTTTTCGTACATCTGTATCTTTAATAACATAAATTTCATATGGTTGTAAACCATAAGAAGAGGCAGTTAATCTAGCAGCTTCTAAAAGAGTTTCTAAATCTTCTTTGCTTATCTTTTTTGAGCTATCGAATTTTTTGGTGGCATAACGCCAATTCAATTTATCTACTATTGGGTTCATTTATTTTTAACTTAAAATTTATTTAATAATTCATTTAGTTCATGTAATTCTGCATCGCTAAAGTTTTTAAGTATTTTCTTCTCAGCTTCAAAAAGTATTCCATCAATTTCATTTAGAAAATTTAAGCCAGCTTCAGTGATGACAATTTCAACCTTTCTTCTGTTTTTTAAACAGATTGTTCTGTTGACGAAATTTTTTAAAATTAGTTTATCGACTAATCGTGTAGTATTGCTCATTTTGGTAACCATTCTATCATTTATAGTAGAAAGATTGGCAGGTTTACCATTTTGACCTCTTAAAATTCTTAAAACATTAAACTGTTGTATAGAAATATCATAAGGTTTAAGAACCGCAGATACTTCCTCATCTAGCTTGTTTGCAACTAATGCTACATGTATTAATGTCCGTTTTGCCAACGGCATTTTTTTATTTGTTTTAATAATCTCTTCTACATTCATGTTGATACAATAATTGTATATACAAATGTATATCTATTTTTTGTTATTTTAACCTATGAGTTGATTAAATATTTGTTAAAAACATATAAGAGAATCAAATAAATAAAAATCGATTATTTTTACAGTATATAATTTATACTATGGCAGATTTATCACAACAAGATTGGGAAGAGCAATTAGAGAAGGATCCTAATGCAGTAATTCTCGATGTAAGAACAGAAGAAGAAATAGAAGCAGGTATAATTCCGAATTCTATAAATATTGATATTTACAAAGGTCAAGAGTTTGTAGCTGAGCTAGAGAAATTAGACAAAACAAAAAACTATTATGTTTACTGTAGGTCTGGCAATAGAAGTGGACAGGCTTGCGCGATAATGAATAGCTTAGGTTTTGACAAAGCTTTTAACCTTCAAGGTGGGTTTATGAACTGGGAAGGGGAGACCGCATAATTTTATTTCTTTCAGAAAATAGACCCGCTTAACGGCGGGTTTTTTATTTTTATAAAATGAAGGAAGATTTGCTTCATTTTATATGGAAGTATAAAAAGTATCCTGTTAACGGACTCATGTCTACATCTGGTGAAGCTGTACATGTGGTTAAGGCAGGTATGCATAACCATTTAAGTGGTCCAGATTTTTTTAATGCTCAAATAGAGTTAAATGGGCAATTATGGGCAGGTAATGTAGAGATTCATATAAAATCATCAGACTGGTATGCGCATCATCACCAAGATGATACTAATTATGACAATGTAATTTTACATGTAGTTTGGGAAGACGATATTGCCGTGTACAGAAAGGACGGGAGTGAGATTCCTACTTTATCTTTAAAAGAATATATACCCTTAGTGGTGCTAAATAACTATCAAAATCTTTTTGATAGTAAGAATTATAATTTCATTAATTGTGAAAACGAATTTAATGAGGTTGATGAATTTATAAAGAATAATTGGTTGGATCGTTTGTTTGTAGAACGGTTAGAGCAGAAATCTATCTTTATTAAAGAGCTATTAGATTATACGAACAATGACTGGGAGCAAGTCTTGTTCTTAATGCTTTTAAAAACTTTTGGGTCCAAAATAAATAGAGATACATTTATTGATATCGGTAAATCAATTGATTTTTCTATAATTAGAAAATTAAATAATAAACCACTTCAAATGGAAAGCTTGTTTTTAGGACAAGCAAATTTACTTGGTTCTATTATAGAAGACGATACATATTATAACCGGTTGACAAAGGAATATCAATATTTAAAACATAAGTTCAATTTAATTGCGGCATACAAGTCTCCAGAGTTTTTTAGGTTGAGACCATCAAATTTCCCCACAATTAGATTAGCTCAATTAAGTGCTATTTATTCTAAAAACAATAATTTATTTCATTTGTTGATTGAAAATGATGCCCCTAATTTTTCTGAAGTCTTAAAATCAGGAACAAGTGATTATTGGGAAACTCATTTTAATTTTGGTAAAATATCAAAAAAGAGTAAAAAGGGAATATCAAATTCATTTTTAAACCTTTTGATGATTAATACTATAATTCCGTTGAAGTTTGCGTACAGTCGATATAAGGGTGGTTTAGAGAACGAGAAGTTTCTAAAGATGATGTCAGAAATTAAAAAAGAAGAAAACAGTATTATAGCTAACTTTGGTAAATTGGGGACATCTATTAAAAGCGCAAAAGATTCTCAAACATATCTACAGCTTTATAATAATTATTGTTCAAAAGACAAATGTTTAGATTGTGCTATAGGGGCTTCTTTAATGAATATAAAAGTCTAATTTTATACCCCATGAACGTATTTTACAAATTACTGCACTATTTTCAGAAGCGAGGGTATGAGGTTTGTGGTAGAATTGCCGAACGATTAGGTATACGTGCTAGAGTTGTAAGAACATCGTTCATTTATCTCACTTTTGTAACTGTAGGCTTCGGGTTTGCACTTTACTTGTTTTTGGCTTTCTGGCTTAGAATAAAAGATTTGATTTATACGAAACGAAATTCTGTTTTTGATTTGTAATATATGATGCAATTATTTCGGTCTAAAATTTATTTGGCATTGGCGTTAATGCTAATGGTTTTGACATTTGGTGTGCTCGGTTATAGAATTGTTGCCGATTATTCTTGGGTCGATGCTTTTTATATGACCATAATTACGGTAACTACTGTAGGTTTTTCAGAGGTTAGACCAATGGGGCCTGAAGGCAAAATATTTACAATAATTCTTATTGTTACAAGTGTGTTTATAGTTGGTTTCGCTATATCAATCGTTACCGAATACTTACTCTCTAGAAATTCAGTAGAACTGTTAAAAAAGAAAAAAATGAAGAATGCCATCGCAAATTTAAATCAGCATGTAATCGTCTGTGGCTTTGGTCGAAATGGTATGCAAGCAGCAGAGAGGCTAAAAGCATATAAAAGACCATTTGTGGTTATAGAGAAAGATAAAGAGGTAATTGAACGATATGAAGAAGATGTTTTATTTATTGAAGGTGATGCAAATGATGATGATGTATTATTGGAAGCTGGTATTGAGAGGTCCAAGTATTTAATTGCCACCTTGCCAGATGATGCTGCAAATTTATTTGTTGTTTTGTCTGCAAGGCAAATGAAAAAAAATCTTTTTATCATTAGTAGAGCGTCATTAGTCAATTCTCAGAAGAAATTAATCTTGGCAGGTGCCAATAAAGTTATCATGCCAGATAAAATTGGAGGTGATCATATGGCGTCTTTGGTAGTTATGCCAGATCTTATCACATTTATGGATAAGCTTTCGATGGAAGGCGAACATACGACCAATTTAGAAGAAGTGGCTATTGAAGATTTTGCCAATCAGATAGACTGTAATTCATTGAGGGATCTAGATTTACGAAGAAAAACTGGGTGTACCATTATAGGTTACATTTCTCCTGATGGTGAGTATACCATAAACCCTGAAGCAGATATGAAACTACAGCCAAAAAGTAAGGTTATAGTATTAGGTAGACCTGAACAAATAAAGAAATTGAATGAAATGTTCAATATTGAATAATGATCTTTCTATCGTTTATATTTGATTGCATCCATTATTTTTAGGATATTGCTAGACTAACTAACTAATTCAAAATAAATTTTAAACTTATGAAGTATAAACTTCTAACCCTGTTTACCTTTTTATTTCCCTTTTTAATTTTTTCTCAAGAAGTAGGATTAGATCAACAAATAGATCAAGCCTTTAAGCCTATTTCAGATTTCTTCTCAGCAGTTATTTTCTTTAATGTATGGCACGATCCAGATATACCATTTGTATTGGTGTTATTGGTAGGTAGTGCTTTATTTTTTACTATATATTTTGGTTTCCCTAATATTAGATTTTTTGGTAAGGCCATTAATACTGTTCGTGGTAAATATGAAGATATTGAAAAGCATGGTGCACAAAATCTTTATGGTGAAGATGGTATTGCACAAGGTCAAGATTTATCAAATGTTGATATTGAAGACCATCTTGTAAGTATGGAAAATGATCTTGCCGTTAGTGGTGATATCATTGATACAATTAGAGATGAAAGTACTGATGGTGAGGTAAGTCATTTTCAAGCCTTGGCAACTGCAGTTTCAGGTACTGTAGGTAATGGTAACATAGCAGGTGTTGCTTTAGCAATTGCACTTGGTGGTCCAGGAGCTACTTTTTGGATGATTGTTTGTGGTCTTCTTGGTATGTCAACAAAATTTGTTGAATGTACGCTAGGTGTTCAGTATAGGGATGTAGGTGAAGATGGTACTGTTTATGGCGGACCTATGTACTACATAAGTAAAGGACTAAAAGAAAGAGGTTTTAAAACCTTAGGTAAAGTTGCTGCTGTAATTTTTGCAATTTTTTGTATTGGAGGTTCTTTTGGAGGTGGTAATGCAGCTCAATCTAACCAGGCTACAATTGTTATAAAAGAGCTTTTTAACTGGCAAAGTACTGCAGCCGGTGCAATAGTAGGTCTTGTGTTGGCTATTCTTGTTGGTGTAATTATTATTGGAGGTATAAAGCGTATTGCTCAAGTAACCGAAAAAGTGGTTCCATTTATGGCTATAATGTATGTTGTTGCTTGTTTATATATTATTTTAAGTAACTATACACTAGTAGATGACGCTATAGCTTTAATTGTTGACGAAGCATTTAAGCCAACTGCAATAGGTGTAGGTAGTCTTATAGGTGTATTGTTGGTAGGTTTTAAAAGAGCAGCATTCTCAAACGAGGCTGGTGCAGGTTCTGCTTCAATAGCACACTCTGCTGTTAGAACAAAATATTCTGCTTCTGAAGGTTTAGTAGCTTTATTAGAGCCGTTTATTGATACGGTAGTTATTTGCTCAATGACGGCAATAGTAATTATTATATTTAATTTTGGAGGAGCCTTCACTTATGGTGGTGATGGTTCTGGTTCAGTTTTAATTGATGGTGTAGCTTATGAAGGTGCCGGGATTACGGCAGTGGCGTTTGCTGAATACATTCCTTACTCAAACGTATTTTTGACTATAGCAGTGGTATTATTTGCCGTATCAACGATGATCTCTTGGTCTTATTACGGATTACAGTCTTGGAAATATTTATTTGGAAGAGGTAAAACGGCTGATATCGTTTATAAGTTGTTGTTTCTTACTTTTATTGTTATTGGAGCAGCTGCAAGTATGAAATCTATCTGGGATTTCTCAGATGCTATGATATTTGCAATGGTATTCCCTAATATGGTAGGTTTGTTCTTTTTATTCCCAGTAGTGAAAAAGCAATTGACTAGATATTTAGACGCTATCAAACTAAAATATGATGCCATAGATAACTAAGTTTTAATATGACTTCATTTAAATCCCACTTCAGGTTCAATAAACAAGAACGAAGTGGGATTTTCTTTTTATTATTTTTTATAATTAGCGTTCAGTTGGGGTATTATCTGTATCAATCTATTACAGAAAATCAATCTTCACCATTGAAGCATGATGCGGTTATCCAAGCTGAAATAGATTCCTTAAAAGCTATAAGTCTAAAAAAGGATACAGTTCATATGTATCCATTTAATCCAATTTCATTACCGATTTTAAAGGCTATACACTTGGTATGTCAGTTGAGGAAATAGATAGATTACATAATTTTAGAAAGAAAGATGAATTTGTAAATTCTACAATAGAATTTCAAAATGTCACAAAAGTTTCTGATTCATTACTTAATATGATTTCTCCATACTTTAAGTTTCCAGAGTGGACTCAAAACAGAAAAAGTAAAACTTCCAATGCATTAACCTCTAGTTATAAGTCTAAGAAAGTTATTTGGAAAGATTTGAATACAGCTACGGCAGAAGATTTAAAAAAGATTAGTGGAATAGGGGAGAAGTTATCAGCTAGAATAATAAAATTTAGAGACCGCTTGGGTGGCTTTATAATTGACGACCAATTGTTTGATGTTTATGGTCTTGAGGC is from Maribacter aquivivus and encodes:
- a CDS encoding NAD(P)H-dependent oxidoreductase, encoding MNPIVDKLNWRYATKKFDSSKKISKEDLETLLEAARLTASSYGLQPYEIYVIKDTDVRKNLRKASYNQPQITDASYLIVLANKPTFNETMIDDYIANIMAIRGVSKDDLEGFSQTMKSTLLDLPDAHKNTWTSNQAYIVLGNLMTIAAEMEIDTCPMEGFDKAQYNEILGLTDKGLNAAVVLAVGYRSSEDDTQNYPKVRYSKEQIITHI
- a CDS encoding DUF2851 family protein → MKEDLLHFIWKYKKYPVNGLMSTSGEAVHVVKAGMHNHLSGPDFFNAQIELNGQLWAGNVEIHIKSSDWYAHHHQDDTNYDNVILHVVWEDDIAVYRKDGSEIPTLSLKEYIPLVVLNNYQNLFDSKNYNFINCENEFNEVDEFIKNNWLDRLFVERLEQKSIFIKELLDYTNNDWEQVLFLMLLKTFGSKINRDTFIDIGKSIDFSIIRKLNNKPLQMESLFLGQANLLGSIIEDDTYYNRLTKEYQYLKHKFNLIAAYKSPEFFRLRPSNFPTIRLAQLSAIYSKNNNLFHLLIENDAPNFSEVLKSGTSDYWETHFNFGKISKKSKKGISNSFLNLLMINTIIPLKFAYSRYKGGLENEKFLKMMSEIKKEENSIIANFGKLGTSIKSAKDSQTYLQLYNNYCSKDKCLDCAIGASLMNIKV
- the trpD gene encoding anthranilate phosphoribosyltransferase → MKETLNKLINHEILSKEDAKRILVNIAKGDYNTSQIAAFLTVYMMRSITIEELEGFRDALLDLCLAVDLSAYNPIDLCGTGGDGKDTFNISTLASFVTAGAGVKVTKHGNYGVSSKCGSSNVMEFLGIKFSNEAGFLEKCIDEAGICVLHAPLFHPAMKNVAPIRKDLGVKTFFNMLGPMVNPAFPKNQMVGVFNLELARMYGYLYQKTDKNFTVLHALDGYDEISLTGNTKTISNHTESMLKPSDFGVKQIKQSEIVGGDSIDTSAQIFLNVLQGRGTEAQNNVVCANAGIAIATVEDLTPLQGFEKAKESLLSGKGLVALKKIQELSI
- a CDS encoding anthranilate synthase component I family protein; its protein translation is MTYQFKTYHKKILADTMTPVSVYLKIRDRFPNSILLESSDYHANNNSFSYICCNPIASIKVENEIITKQFPDGTVEETQITASTNVVDIIDTFSKTFKADTNDFKFINNGLFGYMAYDAVRYFEDVDISVKDDSVHIPDIYYAVYQNIIAINHYKNEAYLFAHCYNTENNIPELEQLLSIRNFATYNFKIEGNRESNLEDEEYREQVALAKKHCQRGDVFQLVLSRRFSQGFKGDEFNVYRALRSVNPSPYLFYFDYGDFKIFGSSPEAQLIVSDGKAEIHPIAGTFKRTGNDEKDAQLAKELKTDDKENSEHVMLVDLARNDLSRNGSVVQVENYREVQFFSHVIHLVSKVTGMKKSDIPTMKVVADTFPAGTLSGAPKHMAMQLIEKYEKTSRGYYGGAIGFMDFSGNFNHAIMIRTFLSKNHKLHYQAGAGLVAASNPESELQETYNKLGALTKALEIAEEI
- a CDS encoding rhodanese-like domain-containing protein; this translates as MADLSQQDWEEQLEKDPNAVILDVRTEEEIEAGIIPNSINIDIYKGQEFVAELEKLDKTKNYYVYCRSGNRSGQACAIMNSLGFDKAFNLQGGFMNWEGETA
- a CDS encoding anthranilate synthase component II; protein product: MKKILVIDNYDSFTYNLVHYLEELGCEVIVKRNDQLTLEEVDAFDKIVLSPGPGIPDEAGLLKQIIEKYAPTKSIFGVCLGQQAIAEVFGGSLINLDEVYHGIATKIQIIKDDTIFEGLPKEIEVGRYHSWVVNPDLPEVLEATSLDENGQIMSLRHKTYDVRAVQFHPESVLTPQGKKMLENWLTA
- a CDS encoding alanine/glycine:cation symporter family protein, yielding MKYKLLTLFTFLFPFLIFSQEVGLDQQIDQAFKPISDFFSAVIFFNVWHDPDIPFVLVLLVGSALFFTIYFGFPNIRFFGKAINTVRGKYEDIEKHGAQNLYGEDGIAQGQDLSNVDIEDHLVSMENDLAVSGDIIDTIRDESTDGEVSHFQALATAVSGTVGNGNIAGVALAIALGGPGATFWMIVCGLLGMSTKFVECTLGVQYRDVGEDGTVYGGPMYYISKGLKERGFKTLGKVAAVIFAIFCIGGSFGGGNAAQSNQATIVIKELFNWQSTAAGAIVGLVLAILVGVIIIGGIKRIAQVTEKVVPFMAIMYVVACLYIILSNYTLVDDAIALIVDEAFKPTAIGVGSLIGVLLVGFKRAAFSNEAGAGSASIAHSAVRTKYSASEGLVALLEPFIDTVVICSMTAIVIIIFNFGGAFTYGGDGSGSVLIDGVAYEGAGITAVAFAEYIPYSNVFLTIAVVLFAVSTMISWSYYGLQSWKYLFGRGKTADIVYKLLFLTFIVIGAAASMKSIWDFSDAMIFAMVFPNMVGLFFLFPVVKKQLTRYLDAIKLKYDAIDN
- a CDS encoding YceI family protein encodes the protein MKKSLLSLAFVAVFGFSATASTPIDGEKKQIKVSESTVTWKGYKVTGEHNGSINLKSGHLEMNGKKLTGGEFVVDMTSISVSDLEAGQGKEKLEGHLQSADFFGVESNPTSKLVFTSVKAMNDNSYTVTGDLTIKGITKPVTLVVSMFENKATATVKVDRTKFDIKYGSGSFFDNLGDKAIYDDFDLVVDLAL
- a CDS encoding PspC domain-containing protein translates to MNVFYKLLHYFQKRGYEVCGRIAERLGIRARVVRTSFIYLTFVTVGFGFALYLFLAFWLRIKDLIYTKRNSVFDL
- a CDS encoding potassium channel family protein; translated protein: MMQLFRSKIYLALALMLMVLTFGVLGYRIVADYSWVDAFYMTIITVTTVGFSEVRPMGPEGKIFTIILIVTSVFIVGFAISIVTEYLLSRNSVELLKKKKMKNAIANLNQHVIVCGFGRNGMQAAERLKAYKRPFVVIEKDKEVIERYEEDVLFIEGDANDDDVLLEAGIERSKYLIATLPDDAANLFVVLSARQMKKNLFIISRASLVNSQKKLILAGANKVIMPDKIGGDHMASLVVMPDLITFMDKLSMEGEHTTNLEEVAIEDFANQIDCNSLRDLDLRRKTGCTIIGYISPDGEYTINPEADMKLQPKSKVIVLGRPEQIKKLNEMFNIE
- a CDS encoding MarR family winged helix-turn-helix transcriptional regulator; its protein translation is MNVEEIIKTNKKMPLAKRTLIHVALVANKLDEEVSAVLKPYDISIQQFNVLRILRGQNGKPANLSTINDRMVTKMSNTTRLVDKLILKNFVNRTICLKNRRKVEIVITEAGLNFLNEIDGILFEAEKKILKNFSDAELHELNELLNKF
- a CDS encoding ComEA family DNA-binding protein, with product MSVEEIDRLHNFRKKDEFVNSTIEFQNVTKVSDSLLNMISPYFKFPEWTQNRKSKTSNALTSSYKSKKVIWKDLNTATAEDLKKISGIGEKLSARIIKFRDRLGGFIIDDQLFDVYGLEADVVERALKQFKVVVKPDIVKINVNTATAEELSKLIYLQKHVAESIVNYRNLNGSINSLNELVKIEEFPAERINRIALYLSL